From Actinopolymorpha cephalotaxi, one genomic window encodes:
- a CDS encoding Bug family tripartite tricarboxylate transporter substrate binding protein produces the protein MKLRRGLLAGALAAAVLAAGACGVTADKQPGSQGNKGSDGPVGNLRIMVPNSPGGGYDITARTVAKVMEDNKIATGVNVFNLEGAGGVVGLQRTVNEKGNGKLAMQMGLGVVGASYTQKSKAKLTDTTPIAKLIEEAGAIVVPKDSPYKTIDDLVTAWKADPRRVAVGGGSSPGGPDHLLPMQLAKAVGIDPKKVNYVTYDGGGELLPALLGDKIAFGASGGGEFLDQIEAGQIRVLAVTSEEPVTAIKDAPTLKSAGIDLVFTNWRGIVAPPGISDEKRQVWVDALTKMHDSKDWKAQEKKYGWTDAFVTGEDFGTFLKEQDQTVADTLSRLGLA, from the coding sequence ATGAAACTTAGAAGGGGCCTGCTCGCCGGTGCTCTGGCCGCCGCGGTGCTCGCGGCCGGTGCGTGTGGAGTCACAGCGGACAAGCAGCCGGGAAGCCAAGGAAACAAGGGCTCTGACGGCCCGGTGGGCAACCTGCGGATCATGGTCCCCAACAGCCCTGGCGGCGGCTACGACATCACGGCCCGGACCGTCGCGAAGGTGATGGAGGACAACAAGATCGCCACCGGCGTCAACGTCTTCAACCTGGAAGGCGCCGGCGGGGTGGTCGGGCTCCAGCGCACGGTCAACGAGAAGGGCAACGGCAAGCTCGCCATGCAGATGGGGCTCGGCGTCGTCGGTGCGTCGTACACCCAGAAGTCGAAGGCGAAGCTGACCGACACCACGCCGATCGCCAAGCTGATCGAGGAAGCCGGCGCCATCGTGGTGCCCAAGGACTCGCCGTACAAGACGATCGACGACCTCGTGACCGCGTGGAAGGCGGACCCCCGGCGCGTCGCCGTCGGCGGCGGCTCCTCGCCCGGCGGCCCGGATCACCTGCTGCCGATGCAACTCGCCAAGGCAGTCGGCATCGATCCCAAGAAGGTCAACTACGTCACCTACGACGGTGGCGGGGAGTTGCTGCCCGCTCTGCTCGGCGACAAGATCGCGTTCGGCGCGAGCGGTGGCGGTGAGTTCCTCGACCAGATCGAGGCGGGCCAGATCCGGGTCCTCGCAGTGACCAGCGAGGAACCCGTCACGGCGATCAAGGACGCACCGACGCTGAAGAGCGCGGGCATCGATCTGGTGTTCACGAACTGGCGCGGAATCGTCGCCCCACCAGGGATCTCCGACGAGAAGCGCCAGGTGTGGGTCGACGCGCTGACGAAGATGCACGACTCCAAGGACTGGAAGGCCCAGGAGAAGAAGTACGGCTGGACCGACGCGTTCGTCACCGGCGAGGACTTCGGCACCTTCCTGAAGGAGCAGGACCAGACGGTCGCCGACACGCTGTCGCGGCTCGGGCTGGCATGA
- a CDS encoding tripartite tricarboxylate transporter TctB family protein, giving the protein MDRTGELQRQRPDRAQYGVCAFLALTGTAVVVDASRIGSATSSNDPIGPRPAPILLGVLLLVVAVIYAIDVARGGTGEQEGGEDVDLTARIGWRAVLALIGVFVANALLVDRLGWVISGALLFWGSALALGSRRYVLGLAFGVALSLTSFYAFAVGLGVNLPAGVLQGIL; this is encoded by the coding sequence GTGGACCGCACGGGTGAACTGCAGCGACAGCGGCCGGATCGCGCACAGTACGGCGTGTGCGCGTTCCTCGCCCTGACGGGCACAGCGGTGGTCGTCGACGCGAGTCGTATCGGCAGCGCGACCAGCAGCAACGACCCGATCGGTCCACGCCCGGCGCCGATTCTGCTCGGCGTACTGCTGCTGGTCGTCGCCGTGATCTACGCGATCGACGTGGCCCGCGGCGGCACCGGTGAGCAGGAGGGCGGTGAGGACGTCGACCTCACCGCGAGGATCGGCTGGCGTGCGGTTCTCGCGCTGATCGGCGTCTTCGTCGCCAACGCGTTGCTGGTCGACCGGCTCGGCTGGGTGATCAGTGGGGCGTTGCTGTTCTGGGGTTCGGCTCTCGCCCTCGGCAGCAGGCGCTACGTGCTCGGTCTCGCGTTCGGAGTCGCGCTGTCGCTGACCAGCTTCTACGCGTTCGCGGTCGGGCTGGGTGTCAACCTGCCGGCCGGAGTGCTGCAAGGGATCTTGTAG
- a CDS encoding tripartite tricarboxylate transporter permease, whose protein sequence is MDNLNQLLAGFAHVVTPANLLIALIGVTVGTAVGVLPGVGPAMTVAMLLPITYGMDPTQALIMFAGIFYGGMYGGSTTSILLNTPGESSSVVTAIEGNKMAKAGRAAQALATAAIGSFVAGTIGTLGLVLVAPLVVAFAIGLGAPDYLAIVVLSFVAVTAVIGHSRVRGFASLLLGLVIGLVGIDKVTGQQRLTLGSPLLADGIDVVVIAVGIFAVGEVLWVAAHLRRTAGQVVPVGQPWMGRQDWRRSWKPWLRGAAIGFPFGALPAGGAEIPTFLSYVTERKLSKHPEEFGKGAIEGVAGPEAANNASAAGTLVPMLAIGLPTNATAAVMLAAFQSYGIQPGPLLFQRESALVWALIASLFIGNLMLLVLNLPLAPLWAKLLRIPRPYLYAGILFFASMGAYAVNAQPFDLFLLLVLGILGFAMRRFGLPVLPLIVGVILGPIAERQARMALQLSGGDLSGLLGGPVSYLIYALIVLILVAPLARRHLPRPGRFNAAR, encoded by the coding sequence ATGGACAACCTGAACCAGCTACTGGCGGGCTTCGCGCACGTCGTGACCCCGGCCAACCTGCTGATCGCCCTGATCGGGGTGACGGTGGGCACCGCCGTCGGCGTGCTCCCCGGCGTCGGTCCGGCCATGACCGTCGCGATGTTGCTGCCGATCACGTACGGGATGGACCCGACGCAGGCGCTCATCATGTTCGCCGGAATCTTCTACGGCGGCATGTACGGCGGCTCGACGACCTCCATCCTGCTGAACACCCCCGGTGAGTCGTCCTCGGTCGTCACCGCGATCGAGGGCAACAAGATGGCCAAGGCCGGCAGGGCGGCGCAGGCTCTCGCGACGGCGGCCATCGGCTCGTTCGTCGCGGGCACGATCGGCACGCTGGGGCTCGTTCTCGTCGCGCCGCTCGTCGTCGCGTTCGCGATCGGTCTCGGCGCGCCCGACTACCTCGCGATCGTGGTGCTGTCGTTCGTCGCGGTCACCGCCGTGATCGGGCACTCCCGGGTGCGGGGCTTCGCGTCGTTGCTGCTCGGCCTGGTCATCGGCCTGGTCGGCATCGACAAGGTCACCGGCCAGCAGCGGTTGACGCTGGGCTCTCCCTTGCTGGCCGACGGCATCGACGTCGTGGTGATCGCGGTCGGCATCTTCGCCGTCGGTGAGGTGCTGTGGGTCGCCGCCCACCTTCGCCGTACGGCCGGGCAGGTCGTGCCGGTCGGCCAACCGTGGATGGGCCGGCAGGACTGGCGACGATCCTGGAAGCCCTGGCTGCGTGGCGCCGCGATCGGCTTCCCTTTCGGCGCGCTGCCCGCGGGCGGTGCCGAGATCCCCACCTTCCTGTCGTACGTCACCGAACGCAAACTCAGCAAGCATCCCGAGGAGTTCGGCAAGGGCGCCATCGAGGGCGTCGCCGGTCCGGAGGCCGCGAACAACGCCTCGGCGGCCGGCACCCTCGTGCCCATGCTGGCGATCGGGCTGCCCACCAACGCCACGGCGGCGGTGATGCTGGCGGCCTTCCAGTCGTACGGCATCCAGCCGGGGCCGTTGTTGTTCCAGCGCGAGTCCGCTCTGGTGTGGGCGCTGATCGCGAGCCTGTTCATCGGAAACCTGATGCTGCTGGTGCTCAACCTGCCGCTCGCGCCGTTGTGGGCCAAGCTGTTGCGCATTCCGCGGCCGTATCTCTACGCGGGCATTCTGTTCTTCGCCTCGATGGGCGCCTACGCGGTCAACGCCCAGCCGTTCGACCTGTTTCTCCTGCTGGTACTGGGGATTCTGGGCTTTGCCATGCGCCGCTTCGGGCTTCCGGTGCTGCCGCTCATCGTCGGCGTCATTCTCGGCCCGATCGCCGAACGGCAGGCACGGATGGCGCTTCAGCTCTCCGGCGGTGACCTGTCCGGACTGCTCGGCGGGCCAGTGTCCTACCTCATCTACGCGCTGATCGTCCTCATCCTGGTCGCGCCGCTCGCGCGGCGTCACCTCCCACGGCCAGGGCGGTTCAACGCAGCTCGGTGA
- the fdhD gene encoding formate dehydrogenase accessory sulfurtransferase FdhD yields the protein MTLPTRRPGSTVRVRVREVDGGTVRGRADVVATEEPLEIRVGWPGSVPRSLVVTMRTPGADFELAAGFLRSEGLLTDTDDVVRIAYCTDPALRTEQRYNVVTVDLARPLPEAPTARYGAATSACGVCGKESLDELELRGCSPVAPGPVLDSALLCALPDRLREAQDVFSRTGGLHAAGLFTADGTLLRAREDVGRHNAVDKVVGWAFLERRLPLADHVLVTSGRAGYEICQKALAAGIPFVAAVGAPSSLAVDLADRFGMTLVGFLRGERYVAYTHPERLTELR from the coding sequence ATGACTCTCCCCACCCGGCGGCCGGGCAGCACCGTGCGAGTACGGGTCCGCGAGGTCGACGGCGGCACGGTCCGCGGCCGCGCCGACGTGGTGGCCACCGAGGAGCCGCTGGAGATCCGGGTCGGCTGGCCGGGGTCGGTGCCGCGGTCGCTGGTGGTCACCATGCGCACGCCGGGTGCCGACTTCGAGCTGGCCGCGGGGTTCCTGCGGTCGGAGGGGCTGCTGACCGACACCGACGACGTCGTACGCATCGCGTACTGCACGGATCCGGCGCTGCGCACCGAGCAGCGCTACAACGTCGTCACCGTCGACCTGGCGCGGCCGCTGCCGGAGGCGCCGACGGCGAGGTACGGCGCGGCCACCTCCGCCTGTGGCGTGTGCGGCAAGGAGAGCCTGGACGAGCTCGAGCTGCGCGGCTGCTCCCCCGTCGCTCCCGGCCCGGTGCTGGACTCGGCTCTGCTGTGCGCGCTGCCCGACCGGCTCCGCGAGGCGCAGGACGTGTTCAGCCGGACCGGCGGGCTGCACGCGGCCGGACTCTTCACCGCCGACGGGACGCTGCTGCGCGCCCGGGAGGACGTCGGCCGGCACAACGCGGTGGACAAGGTGGTCGGCTGGGCGTTCCTCGAACGCCGGCTGCCGCTGGCCGACCACGTCCTGGTCACCAGCGGCCGCGCGGGGTACGAGATCTGCCAGAAGGCGCTCGCCGCCGGCATCCCGTTCGTGGCGGCGGTCGGCGCGCCGTCCAGCCTGGCGGTGGACCTGGCCGATCGGTTCGGGATGACGCTGGTCGGCTTCCTGCGCGGTGAACGCTACGTCGCCTACACCCATCCCGAACGCCTCACCGAGCTGCGTTGA
- a CDS encoding TrmH family RNA methyltransferase, with product MTPQRVGLHHPRLRPFLAAARNTAPPDEDHVVVEGIWALEKLLAARTPVETFLCCPELVRTPQARRCADALRERAEAAYEIGPKVLSRLSGRARPDGLLALAGLPRRAAGELEFGDRALVLVADGIEYAGNLGTLIRTADACSADCVVLVRRQVRPNHPRVFVASRGTVLGVPLVELPDPASAIAWLGRCGFTVVVAEPGASRDYRAGDLSGPRTAVVVGSEGRGVSSGWYAAPVRRVSIPMLGSADSLNVSVSAALLLYEVLTCRSRRTDGAGARR from the coding sequence ATGACGCCGCAACGCGTCGGCCTGCACCATCCCCGCCTGCGGCCGTTCCTGGCCGCCGCACGCAACACCGCGCCACCCGACGAGGACCACGTGGTGGTCGAGGGCATCTGGGCGCTGGAGAAACTGCTGGCCGCGCGCACACCGGTGGAGACCTTCCTGTGCTGCCCGGAGCTGGTTCGTACGCCGCAGGCGCGCCGGTGCGCGGACGCCCTCCGCGAGCGCGCGGAGGCGGCGTACGAGATCGGCCCCAAGGTCCTCTCCCGGCTGAGCGGCCGGGCCCGCCCCGACGGCCTGCTCGCGCTGGCGGGGTTGCCGCGCCGGGCCGCCGGGGAGCTCGAGTTCGGCGACCGGGCGCTGGTGCTGGTGGCCGACGGCATCGAGTACGCCGGGAACCTCGGCACCCTGATCCGGACTGCGGACGCGTGCAGCGCCGACTGTGTCGTACTGGTGCGCCGGCAGGTCCGGCCCAACCATCCCCGGGTGTTCGTGGCGAGCCGGGGCACGGTGCTGGGCGTGCCGCTGGTGGAGCTGCCCGACCCGGCTTCGGCCATCGCCTGGCTCGGCCGGTGCGGGTTCACCGTCGTGGTGGCCGAGCCCGGCGCGAGCCGCGACTACCGGGCGGGTGACCTGTCCGGCCCGCGTACGGCCGTCGTCGTGGGCTCGGAGGGACGCGGCGTCTCCTCCGGGTGGTACGCGGCGCCCGTCCGGCGGGTGTCGATCCCGATGCTTGGGTCCGCCGACTCGCTGAACGTCTCGGTGTCGGCGGCGCTGCTGTTGTACGAGGTGCTCACTTGCAGGTCGCGCCGCACTGACGGCGCAGGAGCGCGTCGATGA